A region from the Vicia villosa cultivar HV-30 ecotype Madison, WI linkage group LG3, Vvil1.0, whole genome shotgun sequence genome encodes:
- the LOC131660798 gene encoding F-box/kelch-repeat protein At3g06240-like has product MMYSVAVPHGVTMHKGNKTSESKIEYEELVSIGSFLKSMRLADEKEEEEYGSRSYTPLSLFYTKGKSRKNYLPLSFFTTIVPMDMDNSPVLFGSYEEALMSDGSKSSVSESKMGPMEKGNKSESKMFLTENGNKSESKMDPMENGNKSESKMGPMEKGNKSSQSKMFLMEKGNKSESKMSPMEKGNKSESKMSPMEKGNKSSQSKMFLMEKGNKSESKMSPMEKGNKSESKMSLMDKGKSSQSKVSRNNSDPMDQGESSQSKFIRNSIPDKLALSILSKLPIKSLKRFGCIRKSWSILFENSDFMTMYTNSFISHHVSDDDYHTFILSNHHATAYHLTSDYLYNSEFHLLNNTVKFNLPPPFQQSGCHRRILNSASVKGIFCLHQEYPINLQYVLWNPATQEFLVIPRSPADLLQDSQNNLHLSHAFNGFGYDQLRDDFKVIQYITFDCECESYRPPIIESYFEIYSLKSNSWRTIDMNKGPSSSIWSRCRLFDTRGVYLDGACHWVISDGEDLAEKSLLSFDLSDEVFLTTPIGVQPPLPYSYDERLAVLNGSIALISNYHDDIIFHIYILGELGVGESWIKLYIYGPFSSITWPPVGFGKSGYIFFPNNDYELAYVDLSTQKIEEVGITGAEASYFQVGLYKESLLSIGGSMQDLL; this is encoded by the exons ATGATGTATTCCGTCGCCGTCCCCCACGGCGTTACGATGCATAAGGGAAACAAGACCTCCGAATCAAAGATAGAATATGAAGAACTGGTATCGATCGGTTCGTTCTTGAAATCAATGAGGTTGGCAgatgaaaaggaagaagaagaatacgGGAGCAGGAGCTATACTCCCCTATCGCTCTTCTACACCAAAGGTAAATCTCGCAAAAATTATCTTCCACTATCTTTCTTCACCACCATTGTCCCCATGGATATGGATAATTCTCCAGTATTGTTCGGATCTTACGAGGAAGCATTgatgtccgatggaagcaagtcCTCCGTATCTGAATCAAAGATGGGTCCgatggagaagggaaacaaatctGAATCAAAGATGTTTCTGACGGAGAATGGAAACAAGTCCGAATCAAAGATGGATCCGATGGAGAATGGAAACAAGTCCGAATCAAAGATGGGTCCGATGGAGAAGGGAAACAAGTCCTCCCAATCAAAGATGTTTCTGATGGAGAAGGGTAACAAGTCCGAATCAAAGATGAGTCCGATGGAGAAGGGAAACAAGTCCGAATCAAAGATGAGTCCGATGGAAAAGGGAAACAAGTCCTCCCAATCAAAGATGTTTCTGATGGAGAAGGGTAACAAGTCCGAATCAAAGATGAGTCCGATGGAGAAGGGAAACAAGTCCGAATCAAAGATGAGTCTGATGGATAAAGGAAAGTCCTCCCAATCAAAGGTTAGCAGAAACAACTCTGATCCGATGGATCAGGGAGAGTCCTCCCAATCAAAGTTTATCAGAAACTCTATTCCCGACAAACTTGCTTTATCTATTCTTTCAAAATTGCCCATAAAATCATTGAAGCGCTTTGGATGCATACGCAAATCATGGTCCATTTtatttgaaaactctgatttcaTGACCATGTACACCAATAGTTTCATATCTCATCACGTTTCTGATGACGATTATCATACATTTATTCTCTCAAATCATCATGCCACTGCTTACCATCTCACATCTGATTATCTTTACAACTCTGAATTCCATTTACTCAACAACACAGTCAAATTCAATTTGCCGCCTCCATTTCAACAGTCTGGCTGTCATAGGAGGATTCTCAACTCCGCGAGTGTTAAAGGCATTTTTTGTCTTCACCAAGAATATCCCATTAATCTCCAATATGTATTGTGGAATCCTGCTACCCAGGAATTCCTGGTCATTCCTCGTAGCCCCGCTGATCTTTTACAAGACTCTCAAAACAACCTCCATCTCAGCCACGCTTTTAATGGGTTTGGTTATGACCAACTTAGAGATGACTTTAAGGTTATTCAGTATATAACATTTGATTGTGAATGCGAGAGCTATCGTCCTCCGATAATAGAAAGTTATTTCGAGATATATAGTTTAAAAAGTAATTCATGGAGAACCATCGACATGAACAAAGGTCCGTCGTCTTCTATTTGGTCTCGTTGTCGATTGTTTGATACTCGCGGAGTTTATTTGGATGGAGCATGTCATTGGGTGATTTCCGACGGAGAGGACCTTGCTGAAAAATCTCTCTTGTCATTTGACCTCAGTGATGAGGTGTTCCTTACAACACCCATTGGGGTTCAACCTCCTTTGCCATACAGTTATGATGAACGCTTGGCGGTGTTAAATGGATCAATTGCTTTAATATCAAATTATCACGATGATATTATTTTTCACATATATATTCTGGGTGAACTTGGTGTGGGTGAATCCTGGATCAAACTATATATTTATGGTCCCTTTTCTTCCATTACATGGCCCCCTGTTGGATTTGGGAAGTCGGGATAtattttctttccaaataatGATTATGAACTGGCCTATGTTGATTTGAGCACCCAAAAAATTGAAGAGGTTGGTATTACTGGTGCAGAGGCTAGTTATTTTCAAGTCGGTCTTTACAAGGAAAGCCTTCTCTCGATTGGAGGATCaa TGCAAGATCTTCTATAG